A stretch of the Diorhabda sublineata isolate icDioSubl1.1 chromosome 11, icDioSubl1.1, whole genome shotgun sequence genome encodes the following:
- the LOC130450383 gene encoding prominin-like protein isoform X5, which yields MARQKLKYTMTDTSRTSTNIVSLFLTLSVLFLAIGVSNGGGGFSNSLDKIKNNMKVVLDDLKRVLPTYTDYVDTQKYSSGRVTFQTKGMAGLYNVTRQFINLILPADVLMQDLLVWKQYNTYYYPYLNEGVTIGDILKYYWPLLLVLLILVLITLLVPIVGLFFCCCRCCGNCGARTQPCDKRRDLCKKVLQGALLIALGTALLFCVVCAFASNQQIQDGTNELPTSLRNAYNDSISYLDSAKGQAKVLLTDNYDEFAKIFKDTVEKSGIHVMQQLNIWSNATAMMDLYNFVEAIPKITEQLGELKRYTNNLRTMASQLNDAMRKVKRDLLNALNSCNLESCVKIQKEISNLQTNIDFNRHLDRYFPRLPDVTPAIDLLGKLNLNLLKTAAEEGKNKLDNIERHITSSLNDTLKQALKKVEDAGKTIQTHLNNILQTISDIQKQMRSFDGNLEEGYKYLHTYSPYRYYGGLAISCVLLIITICIALGLICGICGKRPDGYSDNCCNKGAGSQFLMCAVMLMFISTLIIGVVTIGALISGAVTDRGICYPLKHPRKSSVLDVVDSYLTRNVKYGDAELGVSISEVLNLCYKNESMYKVFNLEKRFNIDDVVKKFNVESILDGIKNQLDRIVDPHFTILNNTNLNILKNLSSFDPGINFDRFQDELKENFTNMSLKKLSEVLQKLVKQMDGQNMQTLQTELNLIILHINTYDEKILEPMRTEAREVMDLAMHLDSSLKMNSTSFKEAIDKLIHEIEDAQKKLRVDGSKMLMDAATSFGSIVKDQVQSYIDRVIIVTKTKLGECGPLNVAINSTLVSTCDKILQPWNGFWVSLLASLLLFIPTIVVSVKLASLYQKYKQYGQYVETRGGKRGKKKKKGKKIEDRHQMGEVVTREFPAGSQPPDSRYADMAPKHWEEFPNGGPPQYQRAPTEYERPPPYYYPGSGDQ from the exons ATGGCGCgtcaaaaactcaaatataCCATGACAGATACGAGCAGAACCTCAACGAATATCGTTAGTTTATTTTTGACGTTGTCCGTGTTATTTTTGGCGATCGGTGTATCGAATGGTGGCGGAGGATTTTCGAATAGCTTggacaaaatcaaaaacaacatgAAAGTAGTTTTGGACGATCTCAAAAGAGTTCTACCGACTTATACTGATTACGTCGATACTCAGAAATATTCTTCCGGTCGGGTTACGTTTCAGACGAAAGGAATGGCGGGATTGTACAACGTCACCAGGCAGTTCATCAATTTGATTTTACCTGCAGACGTTTTGATGCAAG ATTTGTTGGTATGGAAACAATACAATACTTATTACTACCCTTATTTGAACGAAGGGGTTACCATAGGGGATATACTTAAGTATTATTGGCCATTACTTCTGGTTCTACTGATATTGGTATTAATTACTCTACTGGTACCAATTGTTGGTTTATTCTTCTGTTGTTGTCGGTGTTGCGGAAATTGCGGCGCCAGGACACAACCCTGTGATAAAAGAAGAGATCTGTGCAAAAAAGTTCTACAAGGAGCTCTATTGATAGCTTTGGGGACGGCCCTCCT GTTTTGTGTGGTTTGTGCTTTCGCGAGTAATCAACAAATTCAAGATGGTACCAACGAGCTTCCAACTAGTCTTAGAAATGCGTATAACGACTCAATTTCCTATCTGGACAGTGCTAAAGGTCAAGCCAAGGTTCTACTGACTGATAATTATGATGAATTtgccaaaatttttaaagatacCGTTGAAA AATCTGGCATACACGTGATGCAACAATTGAATATATGGAGCAATGCTACCGCTATGATGGATCTGTACAATTTCGTTGAAGCTATACCTAAAATAACTGAGCAATTGGGTGAATTAAAACGGTATACGAATAATCTCAGAACTATGGCGTCGCAATTGAATGACG caaTGAGGAAAGTAAAGCGTGATTTACTCAACGCGTTAAACAGTTGCAACTTGGAATCGTGcgttaaaattcaaaaagaaatttcgaATCTTCAAACCAATATCGATTTCAACAGG CATCTTGACAGATATTTCCCAAGG cttCCCGATGTAACACCGGCCATTGATTTATTgggaaaattgaatttaaatctTCTCAAAACAGCTGCCGAAGaaggaaaaaacaaattagataATATAGAAAGGCATATCACTAGTAGTTTAAACGATACATTGAAACAAGCTTTAAAAAAAGTTGAGGATGCAG gtaaaacTATACAGACACATTTGAACAACATCCTGCAAACAATCTCGGATATACAGAAGCAAATGAGAAGTTTTGACGGTAATTTGGAAGAAGggtataaatatttacatactTATTCACCTTATCGATACTACGGAGGTTTGGCGATCAGCTGCGTCTTACTTATAATCACCATCTGCATAGCACTAGGTCTGATTTGCGGTATATGCGGTAAACGACCTGACGGATACAGCGATAACTGTTGCAACAAAGGCGCGGGTAGTCAGTTTCTGATGTG CGCCGTGATGTTGATGTTCATATCTACCCTGATCATTGGAGTCGTAACTATAGGAGCTTTGATCTCGGGCGCGGTTACCGACAGAGGAATCTGTTATCCATTGAAGCATCCTCGAAAATCGTCCGTATTAGATGTCGTCGATTCGTATTTAACGAGGAACGTTAAATATGGTGACGCCGAATTGGGCGTTAGTATAAGCGAAGTACTAAATCTGTGCTACAAAAATGAGAGCATGTATAAGgtgtttaatttggaaaaaagattCAATATAGATGATGTAGTTAAGAAATTTAACGTCGAATCCATATTGGACGgtattaaaaatcaattggaTAGAATCGTCGATCCGCATTTTAccattttgaataatactaaTTTGAATATACTGAAAAATTTGTCCAGCTTCGATCCCGGTATTAATTTCGATCGTTTCCAAGATgag CTGAAAGAGAACTTCACGAATATGAGTCTAAAGAAACTCTCAGAAGTGCTGCAGAAACTTGTTAAACAAATGGACGGTCAGAACATGCAAACTTTACAAACCgaattgaatttgattataCTTCACATAAACACTTACgatgaaaaaattcttgaacCAATGAGGACCGAAGCCAGGGAAGTGATG gaTTTGGCCATGCACTTGGATTCGAGTTTAAAAATGAATTCTACGAGTTTTAAAGAAGCTATAGATAAATTGATACATGAAATCGAAGACGCTCAGAAGAAGTTGAGAGTGGATGGATCAAAAATGTTGATGGAT gCTGCTACGTCTTTTGGTAGTATAGTAAAAGATCAAGTCCAGAGTTACATCGACAGAGTGATCATCGTAACCAAAACAAAACTTGGCGAATGTGGACCTTTAAACGTAGCCATAAATTCCACTCTAGTTTCTACTTGTGATAAAATTTTACAGCCTTGG AATGGATTTTGGGTATCATTGCTTGCCAGTTTATTGCTTTTTATACCAACAATCGTCGTATCTGTCAAATTGGCGTCTTTGTACCAGAAGTATAAACAGTACGGACAATACGTGGAAAC
- the LOC130450383 gene encoding prominin-like protein isoform X6 yields MARQKLKYTMTDTSRTSTNIVSLFLTLSVLFLAIGVSNGGGGFSNSLDKIKNNMKVVLDDLKRVLPTYTDYVDTQKYSSGRVTFQTKGMAGLYNVTRQFINLILPADVLMQDLLVWKQYNTYYYPYLNEGVTIGDILKYYWPLLLVLLILVLITLLVPIVGLFFCCCRCCGNCGARTQPCDKRRDLCKKVLQGALLIALGTALLFCVVCAFASNQQIQDGTNELPTSLRNAYNDSISYLDSAKGQAKVLLTDNYDEFAKIFKDTVEKSGIHVMQQLNIWSNATAMMDLYNFVEAIPKITEQLGELKRYTNNLRTMASQLNDAMRKVKRDLLNALNSCNLESCVKIQKEISNLQTNIDFNRHLDRYFPRLPDVTPAIDLLGKLNLNLLKTAAEEGKNKLDNIERHITSSLNDTLKQALKKVEDAGKTIQTHLNNILQTISDIQKQMRSFDGNLEEGYKYLHTYSPYRYYGGLAISCVLLIITICIALGLICGICGKRPDGYSDNCCNKGAGSQFLMCAVMLMFISTLIIGVVTIGALISGAVTDRGICYPLKHPRKSSVLDVVDSYLTRNVKYGDAELGVSISEVLNLCYKNESMYKVFNLEKRFNIDDVVKKFNVESILDGIKNQLDRIVDPHFTILNNTNLNILKNLSSFDPGINFDRFQDELKENFTNMSLKKLSEVLQKLVKQMDGQNMQTLQTELNLIILHINTYDEKILEPMRTEAREVMDLAMHLDSSLKMNSTSFKEAIDKLIHEIEDAQKKLRVDGSKMLMDAATSFGSIVKDQVQSYIDRVIIVTKTKLGECGPLNVAINSTLVSTCDKILQPWNGFWVSLLASLLLFIPTIVVSVKLASLYQKYKQYGQYVETGGKRGKKKKKGKKIEDRHQMGEVVTREFPAGSQPPDSRYADMAPKHWEEFPNGGPPQYQRAPTEYERPPPYYYPGSGDQ; encoded by the exons ATGGCGCgtcaaaaactcaaatataCCATGACAGATACGAGCAGAACCTCAACGAATATCGTTAGTTTATTTTTGACGTTGTCCGTGTTATTTTTGGCGATCGGTGTATCGAATGGTGGCGGAGGATTTTCGAATAGCTTggacaaaatcaaaaacaacatgAAAGTAGTTTTGGACGATCTCAAAAGAGTTCTACCGACTTATACTGATTACGTCGATACTCAGAAATATTCTTCCGGTCGGGTTACGTTTCAGACGAAAGGAATGGCGGGATTGTACAACGTCACCAGGCAGTTCATCAATTTGATTTTACCTGCAGACGTTTTGATGCAAG ATTTGTTGGTATGGAAACAATACAATACTTATTACTACCCTTATTTGAACGAAGGGGTTACCATAGGGGATATACTTAAGTATTATTGGCCATTACTTCTGGTTCTACTGATATTGGTATTAATTACTCTACTGGTACCAATTGTTGGTTTATTCTTCTGTTGTTGTCGGTGTTGCGGAAATTGCGGCGCCAGGACACAACCCTGTGATAAAAGAAGAGATCTGTGCAAAAAAGTTCTACAAGGAGCTCTATTGATAGCTTTGGGGACGGCCCTCCT GTTTTGTGTGGTTTGTGCTTTCGCGAGTAATCAACAAATTCAAGATGGTACCAACGAGCTTCCAACTAGTCTTAGAAATGCGTATAACGACTCAATTTCCTATCTGGACAGTGCTAAAGGTCAAGCCAAGGTTCTACTGACTGATAATTATGATGAATTtgccaaaatttttaaagatacCGTTGAAA AATCTGGCATACACGTGATGCAACAATTGAATATATGGAGCAATGCTACCGCTATGATGGATCTGTACAATTTCGTTGAAGCTATACCTAAAATAACTGAGCAATTGGGTGAATTAAAACGGTATACGAATAATCTCAGAACTATGGCGTCGCAATTGAATGACG caaTGAGGAAAGTAAAGCGTGATTTACTCAACGCGTTAAACAGTTGCAACTTGGAATCGTGcgttaaaattcaaaaagaaatttcgaATCTTCAAACCAATATCGATTTCAACAGG CATCTTGACAGATATTTCCCAAGG cttCCCGATGTAACACCGGCCATTGATTTATTgggaaaattgaatttaaatctTCTCAAAACAGCTGCCGAAGaaggaaaaaacaaattagataATATAGAAAGGCATATCACTAGTAGTTTAAACGATACATTGAAACAAGCTTTAAAAAAAGTTGAGGATGCAG gtaaaacTATACAGACACATTTGAACAACATCCTGCAAACAATCTCGGATATACAGAAGCAAATGAGAAGTTTTGACGGTAATTTGGAAGAAGggtataaatatttacatactTATTCACCTTATCGATACTACGGAGGTTTGGCGATCAGCTGCGTCTTACTTATAATCACCATCTGCATAGCACTAGGTCTGATTTGCGGTATATGCGGTAAACGACCTGACGGATACAGCGATAACTGTTGCAACAAAGGCGCGGGTAGTCAGTTTCTGATGTG CGCCGTGATGTTGATGTTCATATCTACCCTGATCATTGGAGTCGTAACTATAGGAGCTTTGATCTCGGGCGCGGTTACCGACAGAGGAATCTGTTATCCATTGAAGCATCCTCGAAAATCGTCCGTATTAGATGTCGTCGATTCGTATTTAACGAGGAACGTTAAATATGGTGACGCCGAATTGGGCGTTAGTATAAGCGAAGTACTAAATCTGTGCTACAAAAATGAGAGCATGTATAAGgtgtttaatttggaaaaaagattCAATATAGATGATGTAGTTAAGAAATTTAACGTCGAATCCATATTGGACGgtattaaaaatcaattggaTAGAATCGTCGATCCGCATTTTAccattttgaataatactaaTTTGAATATACTGAAAAATTTGTCCAGCTTCGATCCCGGTATTAATTTCGATCGTTTCCAAGATgag CTGAAAGAGAACTTCACGAATATGAGTCTAAAGAAACTCTCAGAAGTGCTGCAGAAACTTGTTAAACAAATGGACGGTCAGAACATGCAAACTTTACAAACCgaattgaatttgattataCTTCACATAAACACTTACgatgaaaaaattcttgaacCAATGAGGACCGAAGCCAGGGAAGTGATG gaTTTGGCCATGCACTTGGATTCGAGTTTAAAAATGAATTCTACGAGTTTTAAAGAAGCTATAGATAAATTGATACATGAAATCGAAGACGCTCAGAAGAAGTTGAGAGTGGATGGATCAAAAATGTTGATGGAT gCTGCTACGTCTTTTGGTAGTATAGTAAAAGATCAAGTCCAGAGTTACATCGACAGAGTGATCATCGTAACCAAAACAAAACTTGGCGAATGTGGACCTTTAAACGTAGCCATAAATTCCACTCTAGTTTCTACTTGTGATAAAATTTTACAGCCTTGG AATGGATTTTGGGTATCATTGCTTGCCAGTTTATTGCTTTTTATACCAACAATCGTCGTATCTGTCAAATTGGCGTCTTTGTACCAGAAGTATAAACAGTACGGACAATACGTGGAAAC
- the LOC130450383 gene encoding prominin-like protein isoform X8 → MARQKLKYTMTDTSRTSTNIVSLFLTLSVLFLAIGVSNGGGGFSNSLDKIKNNMKVVLDDLKRVLPTYTDYVDTQKYSSGRVTFQTKGMAGLYNVTRQFINLILPADVLMQDLLVWKQYNTYYYPYLNEGVTIGDILKYYWPLLLVLLILVLITLLVPIVGLFFCCCRCCGNCGARTQPCDKRRDLCKKVLQGALLIALGTALLFCVVCAFASNQQIQDGTNELPTSLRNAYNDSISYLDSAKGQAKVLLTDNYDEFAKIFKDTVEKSGIHVMQQLNIWSNATAMMDLYNFVEAIPKITEQLGELKRYTNNLRTMASQLNDAMRKVKRDLLNALNSCNLESCVKIQKEISNLQTNIDFNRLPDVTPAIDLLGKLNLNLLKTAAEEGKNKLDNIERHITSSLNDTLKQALKKVEDAGKTIQTHLNNILQTISDIQKQMRSFDGNLEEGYKYLHTYSPYRYYGGLAISCVLLIITICIALGLICGICGKRPDGYSDNCCNKGAGSQFLMCAVMLMFISTLIIGVVTIGALISGAVTDRGICYPLKHPRKSSVLDVVDSYLTRNVKYGDAELGVSISEVLNLCYKNESMYKVFNLEKRFNIDDVVKKFNVESILDGIKNQLDRIVDPHFTILNNTNLNILKNLSSFDPGINFDRFQDELKENFTNMSLKKLSEVLQKLVKQMDGQNMQTLQTELNLIILHINTYDEKILEPMRTEAREVMDLAMHLDSSLKMNSTSFKEAIDKLIHEIEDAQKKLRVDGSKMLMDAATSFGSIVKDQVQSYIDRVIIVTKTKLGECGPLNVAINSTLVSTCDKILQPWNGFWVSLLASLLLFIPTIVVSVKLASLYQKYKQYGQYVETGGKRGKKKKKGKKIEDRHQMGEVVTREFPAGSQPPDSRYADMAPKHWEEFPNGGPPQYQRAPTEYERPPPYYYPGSGDQ, encoded by the exons ATGGCGCgtcaaaaactcaaatataCCATGACAGATACGAGCAGAACCTCAACGAATATCGTTAGTTTATTTTTGACGTTGTCCGTGTTATTTTTGGCGATCGGTGTATCGAATGGTGGCGGAGGATTTTCGAATAGCTTggacaaaatcaaaaacaacatgAAAGTAGTTTTGGACGATCTCAAAAGAGTTCTACCGACTTATACTGATTACGTCGATACTCAGAAATATTCTTCCGGTCGGGTTACGTTTCAGACGAAAGGAATGGCGGGATTGTACAACGTCACCAGGCAGTTCATCAATTTGATTTTACCTGCAGACGTTTTGATGCAAG ATTTGTTGGTATGGAAACAATACAATACTTATTACTACCCTTATTTGAACGAAGGGGTTACCATAGGGGATATACTTAAGTATTATTGGCCATTACTTCTGGTTCTACTGATATTGGTATTAATTACTCTACTGGTACCAATTGTTGGTTTATTCTTCTGTTGTTGTCGGTGTTGCGGAAATTGCGGCGCCAGGACACAACCCTGTGATAAAAGAAGAGATCTGTGCAAAAAAGTTCTACAAGGAGCTCTATTGATAGCTTTGGGGACGGCCCTCCT GTTTTGTGTGGTTTGTGCTTTCGCGAGTAATCAACAAATTCAAGATGGTACCAACGAGCTTCCAACTAGTCTTAGAAATGCGTATAACGACTCAATTTCCTATCTGGACAGTGCTAAAGGTCAAGCCAAGGTTCTACTGACTGATAATTATGATGAATTtgccaaaatttttaaagatacCGTTGAAA AATCTGGCATACACGTGATGCAACAATTGAATATATGGAGCAATGCTACCGCTATGATGGATCTGTACAATTTCGTTGAAGCTATACCTAAAATAACTGAGCAATTGGGTGAATTAAAACGGTATACGAATAATCTCAGAACTATGGCGTCGCAATTGAATGACG caaTGAGGAAAGTAAAGCGTGATTTACTCAACGCGTTAAACAGTTGCAACTTGGAATCGTGcgttaaaattcaaaaagaaatttcgaATCTTCAAACCAATATCGATTTCAACAGG cttCCCGATGTAACACCGGCCATTGATTTATTgggaaaattgaatttaaatctTCTCAAAACAGCTGCCGAAGaaggaaaaaacaaattagataATATAGAAAGGCATATCACTAGTAGTTTAAACGATACATTGAAACAAGCTTTAAAAAAAGTTGAGGATGCAG gtaaaacTATACAGACACATTTGAACAACATCCTGCAAACAATCTCGGATATACAGAAGCAAATGAGAAGTTTTGACGGTAATTTGGAAGAAGggtataaatatttacatactTATTCACCTTATCGATACTACGGAGGTTTGGCGATCAGCTGCGTCTTACTTATAATCACCATCTGCATAGCACTAGGTCTGATTTGCGGTATATGCGGTAAACGACCTGACGGATACAGCGATAACTGTTGCAACAAAGGCGCGGGTAGTCAGTTTCTGATGTG CGCCGTGATGTTGATGTTCATATCTACCCTGATCATTGGAGTCGTAACTATAGGAGCTTTGATCTCGGGCGCGGTTACCGACAGAGGAATCTGTTATCCATTGAAGCATCCTCGAAAATCGTCCGTATTAGATGTCGTCGATTCGTATTTAACGAGGAACGTTAAATATGGTGACGCCGAATTGGGCGTTAGTATAAGCGAAGTACTAAATCTGTGCTACAAAAATGAGAGCATGTATAAGgtgtttaatttggaaaaaagattCAATATAGATGATGTAGTTAAGAAATTTAACGTCGAATCCATATTGGACGgtattaaaaatcaattggaTAGAATCGTCGATCCGCATTTTAccattttgaataatactaaTTTGAATATACTGAAAAATTTGTCCAGCTTCGATCCCGGTATTAATTTCGATCGTTTCCAAGATgag CTGAAAGAGAACTTCACGAATATGAGTCTAAAGAAACTCTCAGAAGTGCTGCAGAAACTTGTTAAACAAATGGACGGTCAGAACATGCAAACTTTACAAACCgaattgaatttgattataCTTCACATAAACACTTACgatgaaaaaattcttgaacCAATGAGGACCGAAGCCAGGGAAGTGATG gaTTTGGCCATGCACTTGGATTCGAGTTTAAAAATGAATTCTACGAGTTTTAAAGAAGCTATAGATAAATTGATACATGAAATCGAAGACGCTCAGAAGAAGTTGAGAGTGGATGGATCAAAAATGTTGATGGAT gCTGCTACGTCTTTTGGTAGTATAGTAAAAGATCAAGTCCAGAGTTACATCGACAGAGTGATCATCGTAACCAAAACAAAACTTGGCGAATGTGGACCTTTAAACGTAGCCATAAATTCCACTCTAGTTTCTACTTGTGATAAAATTTTACAGCCTTGG AATGGATTTTGGGTATCATTGCTTGCCAGTTTATTGCTTTTTATACCAACAATCGTCGTATCTGTCAAATTGGCGTCTTTGTACCAGAAGTATAAACAGTACGGACAATACGTGGAAAC
- the LOC130450383 gene encoding prominin-like protein isoform X7: MARQKLKYTMTDTSRTSTNIVSLFLTLSVLFLAIGVSNGGGGFSNSLDKIKNNMKVVLDDLKRVLPTYTDYVDTQKYSSGRVTFQTKGMAGLYNVTRQFINLILPADVLMQDLLVWKQYNTYYYPYLNEGVTIGDILKYYWPLLLVLLILVLITLLVPIVGLFFCCCRCCGNCGARTQPCDKRRDLCKKVLQGALLIALGTALLFCVVCAFASNQQIQDGTNELPTSLRNAYNDSISYLDSAKGQAKVLLTDNYDEFAKIFKDTVEKSGIHVMQQLNIWSNATAMMDLYNFVEAIPKITEQLGELKRYTNNLRTMASQLNDAMRKVKRDLLNALNSCNLESCVKIQKEISNLQTNIDFNRLPDVTPAIDLLGKLNLNLLKTAAEEGKNKLDNIERHITSSLNDTLKQALKKVEDAGKTIQTHLNNILQTISDIQKQMRSFDGNLEEGYKYLHTYSPYRYYGGLAISCVLLIITICIALGLICGICGKRPDGYSDNCCNKGAGSQFLMCAVMLMFISTLIIGVVTIGALISGAVTDRGICYPLKHPRKSSVLDVVDSYLTRNVKYGDAELGVSISEVLNLCYKNESMYKVFNLEKRFNIDDVVKKFNVESILDGIKNQLDRIVDPHFTILNNTNLNILKNLSSFDPGINFDRFQDELKENFTNMSLKKLSEVLQKLVKQMDGQNMQTLQTELNLIILHINTYDEKILEPMRTEAREVMDLAMHLDSSLKMNSTSFKEAIDKLIHEIEDAQKKLRVDGSKMLMDAATSFGSIVKDQVQSYIDRVIIVTKTKLGECGPLNVAINSTLVSTCDKILQPWNGFWVSLLASLLLFIPTIVVSVKLASLYQKYKQYGQYVETRGGKRGKKKKKGKKIEDRHQMGEVVTREFPAGSQPPDSRYADMAPKHWEEFPNGGPPQYQRAPTEYERPPPYYYPGSGDQ; the protein is encoded by the exons ATGGCGCgtcaaaaactcaaatataCCATGACAGATACGAGCAGAACCTCAACGAATATCGTTAGTTTATTTTTGACGTTGTCCGTGTTATTTTTGGCGATCGGTGTATCGAATGGTGGCGGAGGATTTTCGAATAGCTTggacaaaatcaaaaacaacatgAAAGTAGTTTTGGACGATCTCAAAAGAGTTCTACCGACTTATACTGATTACGTCGATACTCAGAAATATTCTTCCGGTCGGGTTACGTTTCAGACGAAAGGAATGGCGGGATTGTACAACGTCACCAGGCAGTTCATCAATTTGATTTTACCTGCAGACGTTTTGATGCAAG ATTTGTTGGTATGGAAACAATACAATACTTATTACTACCCTTATTTGAACGAAGGGGTTACCATAGGGGATATACTTAAGTATTATTGGCCATTACTTCTGGTTCTACTGATATTGGTATTAATTACTCTACTGGTACCAATTGTTGGTTTATTCTTCTGTTGTTGTCGGTGTTGCGGAAATTGCGGCGCCAGGACACAACCCTGTGATAAAAGAAGAGATCTGTGCAAAAAAGTTCTACAAGGAGCTCTATTGATAGCTTTGGGGACGGCCCTCCT GTTTTGTGTGGTTTGTGCTTTCGCGAGTAATCAACAAATTCAAGATGGTACCAACGAGCTTCCAACTAGTCTTAGAAATGCGTATAACGACTCAATTTCCTATCTGGACAGTGCTAAAGGTCAAGCCAAGGTTCTACTGACTGATAATTATGATGAATTtgccaaaatttttaaagatacCGTTGAAA AATCTGGCATACACGTGATGCAACAATTGAATATATGGAGCAATGCTACCGCTATGATGGATCTGTACAATTTCGTTGAAGCTATACCTAAAATAACTGAGCAATTGGGTGAATTAAAACGGTATACGAATAATCTCAGAACTATGGCGTCGCAATTGAATGACG caaTGAGGAAAGTAAAGCGTGATTTACTCAACGCGTTAAACAGTTGCAACTTGGAATCGTGcgttaaaattcaaaaagaaatttcgaATCTTCAAACCAATATCGATTTCAACAGG cttCCCGATGTAACACCGGCCATTGATTTATTgggaaaattgaatttaaatctTCTCAAAACAGCTGCCGAAGaaggaaaaaacaaattagataATATAGAAAGGCATATCACTAGTAGTTTAAACGATACATTGAAACAAGCTTTAAAAAAAGTTGAGGATGCAG gtaaaacTATACAGACACATTTGAACAACATCCTGCAAACAATCTCGGATATACAGAAGCAAATGAGAAGTTTTGACGGTAATTTGGAAGAAGggtataaatatttacatactTATTCACCTTATCGATACTACGGAGGTTTGGCGATCAGCTGCGTCTTACTTATAATCACCATCTGCATAGCACTAGGTCTGATTTGCGGTATATGCGGTAAACGACCTGACGGATACAGCGATAACTGTTGCAACAAAGGCGCGGGTAGTCAGTTTCTGATGTG CGCCGTGATGTTGATGTTCATATCTACCCTGATCATTGGAGTCGTAACTATAGGAGCTTTGATCTCGGGCGCGGTTACCGACAGAGGAATCTGTTATCCATTGAAGCATCCTCGAAAATCGTCCGTATTAGATGTCGTCGATTCGTATTTAACGAGGAACGTTAAATATGGTGACGCCGAATTGGGCGTTAGTATAAGCGAAGTACTAAATCTGTGCTACAAAAATGAGAGCATGTATAAGgtgtttaatttggaaaaaagattCAATATAGATGATGTAGTTAAGAAATTTAACGTCGAATCCATATTGGACGgtattaaaaatcaattggaTAGAATCGTCGATCCGCATTTTAccattttgaataatactaaTTTGAATATACTGAAAAATTTGTCCAGCTTCGATCCCGGTATTAATTTCGATCGTTTCCAAGATgag CTGAAAGAGAACTTCACGAATATGAGTCTAAAGAAACTCTCAGAAGTGCTGCAGAAACTTGTTAAACAAATGGACGGTCAGAACATGCAAACTTTACAAACCgaattgaatttgattataCTTCACATAAACACTTACgatgaaaaaattcttgaacCAATGAGGACCGAAGCCAGGGAAGTGATG gaTTTGGCCATGCACTTGGATTCGAGTTTAAAAATGAATTCTACGAGTTTTAAAGAAGCTATAGATAAATTGATACATGAAATCGAAGACGCTCAGAAGAAGTTGAGAGTGGATGGATCAAAAATGTTGATGGAT gCTGCTACGTCTTTTGGTAGTATAGTAAAAGATCAAGTCCAGAGTTACATCGACAGAGTGATCATCGTAACCAAAACAAAACTTGGCGAATGTGGACCTTTAAACGTAGCCATAAATTCCACTCTAGTTTCTACTTGTGATAAAATTTTACAGCCTTGG AATGGATTTTGGGTATCATTGCTTGCCAGTTTATTGCTTTTTATACCAACAATCGTCGTATCTGTCAAATTGGCGTCTTTGTACCAGAAGTATAAACAGTACGGACAATACGTGGAAAC